The Anas platyrhynchos isolate ZD024472 breed Pekin duck chromosome 1, IASCAAS_PekinDuck_T2T, whole genome shotgun sequence genomic sequence ATGCCTTCACTACAATGCGAagcaacaaagaagaaaatgaaggaatatCTTCAAGTCACTCATTGGCATATCtgtaacaatgctgagttcatTTCTTCACAAACAAACGTCCAAATGACAAAATCCAGGATAAACAGAACCTGTGGCATAAGCCTGGGAGACAAATGACCAGGTTGTCTTCGTGGCAGAGGGCTCAACTCCACAGCAGCAAGAAGCATGAGCAGAGTGAGCAATGTGGATATCATCAAGGCATTAGTAATGAGTACCTCTGGTACCACAAAATTAATGTATCATACACAAAGATCATTGTTCACAGAAATAGCTTGAAAAAAGTGAAGAATAAGTTACAAAATACTTTATCAGTTAAAATTGTCTGACCTTATCTGAATTTAACGTACGTGTTTCTGAAGAATTCAGCACAAGAACAAAATGGTGCAAGATCCACAGCGTagacattcattttatttcttatagTCAGTGGAATATAAAGAATCACTGCTAGCTCCAAGATGTCTGACTGTGCACTTTACTTAAGTGAAAAACCCATTGGAACAAGGAAATTCAACCGCGTtaggaaaatgttaaaaattaagGCTAGACTTGGCATCAAATGGGAAGCATTGCCCCCCAGACTCTATAGATATTTACTCTTCACTGTTGGATAAGGGCAGGATTTGCTCTGGTATGCTGTAGCTGTGAAgtaggaggggggaaaaaaaaaggaaatgcaacTTTTGAGAGCAAAATAAAGTATTATATTTTACTCCCGTGGGAGTTAATAACAAAACTTTCTGACCACACTCGTCAGCTGATTTTATACAAAACAAGATGAGTCACTGAAATATCACCTGGAAAAGCACATAAGTGTTACTGATTAAACAGCTTGTATTTAATAGGAAATGTAATCCATTTCCCTTCTTTGAATTCCAGAAGGATTGTAGAAAATAGTATCAGCTGTCACAACAGTCATCAGTAccatttacattttcagaaacagagatCAATCcatcttaaaaaggaaaaaaaaaagaaagaaatgaaaagttcTAGCAAAGTTTTGTTAGTTATTCCAGTCTTTAATTGAGCTTCAGCATCAGACTGAAGATCTTATCAGGAGACTTCAACAGTGACTTTGTTAGTTGTTCATTAATTAACAAGACAACACTTGAAAGGTGCTTAAAACAAACTACAATGTTTCCTTCCATAAAGATTCAATACTGCAGTAATGGAATTAAATGGAACTTACTGCAGTAAAGTAAGTATTAACTCTGTTTCTCCTGCTGCGATCCCATTTCCACTGCAACCAGATCAAGCTGCTTAATTCCTTAACTAGTTAGGCAGGAAGAAAGACTTACTTTTGCACCAATTTTAGTTCACACACAGTAAATGCGGCCATGTACTATAGCTACTTATTTGTAAAGTCAACTTGTTCAACCAAGAAAAACGACAGAAGTCTTGCTGCTGGTTCTTTGTAAAATTGCTCTGCTTCTGTTCAGATTTTAGAGTTGCACTGTAGCATGAGTTTACtcagttgtttgcaaaatgaaTTGATTTGTGTTCTAAtatatccattaaaaaaatcccttccCTGTATTCTTTGTGTATTACATAATaacacaaaaatactttttacctaataaaaacaaaaaaaaaagaagtaatctttggaaaaaaaaaaactatgaacTCACATGTACCATAACAGTGATAGTATCCTATTCTATATGGAACACGGTAGATTTTTTGTTAAGAAAGATTATTAGCCAGGtagattttaaacaaaatatttttttcctggcaaatTAATAAAACTTTTCAAATAAGACAGACAAAGATAGGATTTGCATTTAAAGTGCTTTTTATCTGATGCAGCAAGTATTTGGCCAGTATCCTTCTGGTCTCTAAGTAGCACTTCACAGATGActaaagaggaggaggagggcagagaACAGCATTAATTGTTCTAACTCATAGCTCTTCTTGAAACAGATGTTAGTGCCAGGTGCTGCAGTGTTACCAGAACATAAACAAACCCTGACTTTGGTGTCAAAACAGTATCATGCACACAAGTCCTTCCAACAATCTGAAGAGAAGGCAGATTTTAGTGCCTGGATTTTGCAGCCTCCTGCAGTTAGAAAGCAAGCTCAGGAATTAGAAAATTCACTGAAGGAGAAAGCAGCAGTCAAATGAACGCACGGCGAATGTCCATGGGGCGGCCCCGGCTGGGTCTAGGTGGAAACCTGTCAGTGGGTCCAGCTCGTCCTGGAAGTGTAGGGTTTGCTCCAGGCAAGGAACCAATGGGGTCAAAATGTGGTCTGAATGGAGGAAACTGGCCTGGTGCTTCCCCTGGACCAGGAATAAGTGAGTTAATTGGGTCTCCAACGTATGGAAGCGTTGGTCTCTCATCGTATTCTCCACCAATGATCGTGGGGGGGTAGATTGGGTTTGATGGGAAGGGGTTCGGAGGAAAGGGACTAGGATAAAATGGGTTGGGATGAAAGGGAATTGGATGAGGCGTAGGGGGCAGAAACATCATGTGCCTCCATCTCAAGGCCTCCTTCTtctgtttcagctttttcttgTATAGCTGCAGACAGAAACAAAGGTATTTTATGGTCTAGAAGCACTTCGTGTTTCATCTTCAGCACTTGCATTCAGTTCTTCAATTCTCAGAAAAGAACTCCTCTTCATTCTTAAAACCCAGAACTGCAGTCACTCTGCCTGCCAAAGACTAATCACATGTCTGAAAGGCCTGTAACCTGCAATTTGTGCGTGCACTGTCACTCACTGATGCTGTTTTCTCCTACTCTGATCAAACTCAATGTGTGTGCACAGGCCACcacacttaaaataaaacttaagaCTACAGCCTCCCCAGGTCAATGCTTTAGCCTCAAATTATCCTGTGTAGACTATTCTCAAAGAGATTATATCAAGAAGTCACCTACTTCTTTCCAGTCTGTGTCACGAGGCCTTGCAATAGGATCTGcaagagaagcaaaaaaaattaaaatgagcaATCCCTTTTAAGTAGCATTCATGACAACGACGCCCCATTTTGTGGGAACTTGCAGGAGGAGATGAAAAAACACTTGgtcaatacatttttatatataatgtgGCTTAAAAAAGATAATGTGGCTTTAAAAAGAATTAAGCTCCAGGACCATCCAGTAGGTAAGCTGCTCATACACCCATTCTATGTAAGGCATCATCTCAAAACTTAGTAAGATATCCCAGAAACACCATTCCCATCTTTGGAAAAATAAGGTTATCTAGGAAAGTACTATCAGAAATCAATCTCTTATAGCAATCTCTTATAAGGGACTGCTGGAAGGAATATCCCTTCCCTCTACTCTCTAGTATCTGCAATAGCCAGTGCACCGAACTACCCAGGgaaacaggtgaaaaaaaatactaaggtCTGTACCACATAATGGCCAAAACTATATAATCCATGAGAAATGAGTCTGCATACTACCACCATTTTTCAAGGCAGAAAACAGCATATCCACCTGAATTACCCCTGACCAACTGTACTGGTTAGTATTGTAAAAGACTCTACTTCCTCCCAGCgtttaaaaaacagaagtggTTCCTTAAGGAGCCTCTTGACAAAATCTGTCAGACCTAATCCCTCTGTTCTCATGAGAATTAGAGAAAACATGCATCTCAACATTACCTCGGAAATCTCGCAAGTACATAAACCTCCACAGAAGCTGATCATTTGAAGCTGCATAAAGATCCCGGCAAACAGCAGACAGAGAGATGAGCGAACGGACATCCAGAAGTCTGAAGATCCGAAGCTTCAGCTCAAGAGGAAGGACCACTAACCCAAAAACATCTGGCAAGTTCAGTGCTACAAAGTGGAGGAAATAGAAGCATTACCTAAATGGTGCAGAGCTTACTCTGAAGACTCTAAAGAACGGAAGGACATTAGAACTTTTCCCTTCAATCATTTCCCTTTGATGCCTCATTAAATGACTTTTCTCAGAAAGTGTTGTGATGCGACTtcttataaaacaaatgtttcccAACTCTCAGTACATTTATAGAGTGCACAAAATAGGGCAAATGACATTTTATACTGCACACCACTGTCCACTGCAAGCCTAAGAAACACACCACATGCCTAACTATGTTTACAGGCTACAGAACAAAGGCTGGAATaggtaaaggaaaataaatctgccCAATTTCAGGAgtccacaaaaaaaacacattaaatataGAGCATGTTTCACTAAAGCCTTCCTGCACTGAAGTCTACAGGGAATCCCATTGTGTCTTCAGAATACAAAGCTGAATCTTTTATGGCAATACCTATATGCTGAAAGCCCAGTTTTCTAATGCTTCACTAACACCAGCTAGGGTTACTTCTTCCATCCTTTCCAAGCCCTCAATGACCACTTACTAAGGAGATCATTCCAGTGGTTTGACTTCCAAATACGATGCTATACAAGTTTTTCAGCTTTGACAAAGAAATAGATCAAAACTGCAAAACCAGAGCCACAAAGTTACTGTGGTGTGATTTTCTCATCACCAAGTATGAAGAACAGCCATTCCATCTCAATCTTTTAAGTGAGACTAGAAAGGACTTTCTGTCTTTACATAGCAAAACCAGGAAATTGTCATTACATGAGCATTTTTTGAAATACAGTCTCAATAAATTAGGTTAACCTTtgtataaattatttattcttattctcTATGTACTACCACTGAACAGCTGTTTCAAGTGTTTTTaacacttttccttttaaagcttTGGATAGACACACACCCCTTCCTTCCATCCTCAAAAATGAAGCACTGTATTGTAAATATCTTTTCCTCACCTTGTCGGGCAGCAGCCAGAAGAGAGTAAACCAGCTGGTCTTTAAAGAGACGAGATAATTTCTGAAGGTCTTTGTAAACACCCGCAACCTTTTCTAtcaaagcagagagagaaaaagctcAACTTCAGCAGGTTAGAATGCAACGATTATACAAGAGCAGGAAAACTACTGTTTTCTTATAAACAGAATCGTGCTTTGCTTGCAGTCTTGATGGGAACACATCTGCAGCTAGTATGTTACAACCGTGGAATGAAGTCAAGAAACTACAGGCCATTTCCATGCTAAAGCTAGTCTTTCCTTTGGCTTGAAAAAGCAACACTAAGAGAAATATCTgagtttttcaaaaacaaactgGCTCCCAAGCTTTCAGCACTTCTTTTCCTGGATTTCAAAGCCCATAGGCAGCATGCACCTATGTTGTAAATGCCTGCAACGTTCACTTCTCTGACAGGAATGTTTTCCCATTCTGTTCTCTGAAGAAATGATAGCCAGAAGACTGTACCATTATCTTGGACACGTTTCAGCACTCAGTTACTCTTCTACAGCCTTCTGACTAGCCTCATAAATCAGGGACTGGGGATCTGAGGACACAGTGTACAACACTGAGTCAGCCTCAACTGGCAACAAAGAGGTTCATTAATGCTTCATAAAACAAAAGGCTAGTCAGGCTACTCTGCTGACAAAGGATCTATATCCATCTGTCCAACCCAACCTTAGTATTCCTCTGATTTTGGCATCCTGGAGAGAGCTATGCAGTCAGCACATATTttctaacaaaaataatacaacaGTGATAGCACCACAGCAAGACTGTAGGTACTGTCAGTCTCTGCCTGAAATATGAGGCAGAAAGAGGGTACAGTCCAGCATTGCTGCCTCAGATTCACACATAAATTCAGGACTTCATAAGTAAGAGGCATATGGGCCAAAGGATGACTCAGGCTTTGCAAAGTCCTTTTCTTACTCAGTGAATCCAAGAAATTCAAATTGTTTTAGCAGCAAAATACAAGGAAATTGCTACACGCTGAATTCCTTCTACCAAAAAGCAGCAGCCCCTCTAAACGATGaccacatttttattctttcttgctATTTTTTACCACTTCAGTCTTAAACTGAAGAATATCCTTAACCACTGTGTTACCTGTGTTACTCTACTCCCTTACTCTTCAGTTTACCGTTATCAGTATCATAGCTCAAGCATACCTGGttcctgaaagcaaacaaaggaCGCAGGCAGGAGCTGTATTCTCTTCACACCTTTAATCTCTTTGTTGATTTTTAATGTTGCTGCAAATataagaagaaaatcaaaattgaaaacatattGAGATGACAAAGACCACTTTATTATCGCCTTACTCTCAGAAGGTGTTTTACTTTACTCCCTTAACAACTCCCCTCAAGAAAAATACCAAATGGCTTCAAGCAGCTAGATAAATAAgagtttcagaaaaataaactggaacttaaaatagtaaagaaaaaaatatcttagtgACAAAAAACAAGCATTGTCTTCAACAATTCTATCACGTGGAAATAAATGCAACACACCTAGAAGGGGTACACACAGCAAGCCATTATTACAACccagtcattaaaaaaattaactcaAATGCTATAAACTCTAGAAGAAGATTGAAGAGTCTTACTATGTGAACACTAGGACAGTGTTGCAACTACTATGAATATAAAGCTAACCTGACTTGGTTAAAACATTTCATTGTAatttcagaaagcaaactgCGTACATGTTCTGAGAATATATTACGTGCTTACACAAACTGGCATAAGCAGCCACATGTTTAACAAGAAAGCctacaaattttaattaaaggtATCTTGAGTTAAAAtcaagctcctttttttttttttttttttgaaaaagatggAATTGCTCAAAtgctaaataaaatatgaaaaaagaaaaaaacacatcaagCGATATGGAAGTTGCTTAGACTTCCCTAAATTTTCTGTATCGAATAAATGCAGTTTTTGAGACCACAGTTAGACTGTTAACATGCTTCAAGAAAGATTACACATTAAAACTATTATGTAGTCCACAAGTTGTTTATAAGTCTTGTAAAGAACATAAGACCAAACAAAACGTAGCTGGAGCAAATCTCCCTCTTTTTAGTCTTTGCTAATGTATAACACAGTTCCTATGAAATGAAACAcataaaacaggatttttacaaCATTACAATGAAAAGACCAGTTGAATCCCCCAAGCAATGATCTGTTctgaagagagggagggaaaaagctAATACTGAGACAATGAATGTCAAAAATTTTCATGGTCATGAAGCGGTACCTCACCTCATCAATCTGGAAAATCAAGTTATGGTTCCAAAGAGGGTGTAAGGAAGTATATAAGAGTTTTATCTTGCTGAACAATGGTGATATTTAATGATGCATATTCTATTCAGGATGAAAACTTGACCAACTTACCATTAATAGCAACAAGATCTCCCAAAGGCACACAAGTCAAACCAGCAGAACCTTCTTCACAAAGGGGATGTGTGTATTGTAGCTTATAAACACCATTCCCTCTCCATTTCTCTGGCATAGATACTGCCTTAGCTTCTGTTCCCTAAAAATATACAGAGATAATACTGCCATACATCACAAGTGGAAGAAGACGACTAGAAGTTTGAAAATTCCAGAATTATGCTTGAAGTTTAAATCTTAGTTTAGCCCCAATCTGTGTTATGATACAGTCTATAACTGTGTGAGCATATACTGTTTTCCCCAAGATAATACAAGGAAATGTTTAGTGTTTTTTGTCCTGTCCCAGTTTCTGACAGAGAAGGTTTTCAATATACAGACTTGCACCTATTTCTCTGAGATCTGTACTTCACTCTGTCATTTATTCCTGCATTCTGACAACTCCTGAATATATGTTAATTTGTGCATGAGAAACACGTTACTGCACCTGTTCCATGAACTTACAATCTCTGACGGGACTTGAAGAATCATAGCTTGAAATCAACTTGAAAATCTCAGTGGATTAACAACTTTCCTTTCAATTTCAGTATGAAAACACTCAGACTCCCATAGGGAGATACAACATAACCACA encodes the following:
- the FBXO7 gene encoding F-box only protein 7 isoform X2, producing the protein MKLRVRLQKRTAPLELPGAEPTLGELRAQLCRALLPAWGSDTEFSITLNSKDALTEDEKTLASYGIVPGDLICLLLEEKDAKPSLPPPSSSNPPTLQNGHETSTVIPSRSQADSAKEERQDGQSANQKAQEEVQSNDDRAGSSIEFPSGLVPEDVDLEEGTGSYPSEPMLCSEAADGEIPHSLEMLYLSAECTSAADALIVLVHLLMMETGYVPQGTEAKAVSMPEKWRGNGVYKLQYTHPLCEEGSAGLTCVPLGDLVAINATLKINKEIKGVKRIQLLPASFVCFQEPEKVAGVYKDLQKLSRLFKDQLVYSLLAAARQALNLPDVFGLVVLPLELKLRIFRLLDVRSLISLSAVCRDLYAASNDQLLWRFMYLRDFRDPIARPRDTDWKELYKKKLKQKKEALRWRHMMFLPPTPHPIPFHPNPFYPSPFPPNPFPSNPIYPPTIIGGEYDERPTLPYVGDPINSLIPGPGEAPGQFPPFRPHFDPIGSLPGANPTLPGRAGPTDRFPPRPSRGRPMDIRRAFI
- the FBXO7 gene encoding F-box only protein 7 isoform X1, with amino-acid sequence MKLRVRLQKRTAPLELPGAEPTLGELRAQLCRALLPAWGYSSDTEFSITLNSKDALTEDEKTLASYGIVPGDLICLLLEEKDAKPSLPPPSSSNPPTLQNGHETSTVIPSRSQADSAKEERQDGQSANQKAQEEVQSNDDRAGSSIEFPSGLVPEDVDLEEGTGSYPSEPMLCSEAADGEIPHSLEMLYLSAECTSAADALIVLVHLLMMETGYVPQGTEAKAVSMPEKWRGNGVYKLQYTHPLCEEGSAGLTCVPLGDLVAINATLKINKEIKGVKRIQLLPASFVCFQEPEKVAGVYKDLQKLSRLFKDQLVYSLLAAARQALNLPDVFGLVVLPLELKLRIFRLLDVRSLISLSAVCRDLYAASNDQLLWRFMYLRDFRDPIARPRDTDWKELYKKKLKQKKEALRWRHMMFLPPTPHPIPFHPNPFYPSPFPPNPFPSNPIYPPTIIGGEYDERPTLPYVGDPINSLIPGPGEAPGQFPPFRPHFDPIGSLPGANPTLPGRAGPTDRFPPRPSRGRPMDIRRAFI